DNA sequence from the Phycisphaerales bacterium genome:
CGGACGTGGCGGGGGCGGATTTCACGGGCGCAGCGATTGGTCTCCTCAGCGAGCACGTCTTTGAAGGAACGCACACTGCGATCAACGAGCAGTTTGCTGATCAGCCACTGGTACGGGCGCAGTTGCTGCAATCGCTGGCAGACACGCTTCGCGAACTTGGCCTGCTCGAAGAGGCGACTGGTCCACAGGAAACTGCGCTCCAACTACGCAGTGAACACCTGGGCGATGAGCATCCTGAAACGCTGACTTCGATTACCGAAATGGGCAACTTGCTCGGAAACCAAGGCAAGTACGAAGAGGCTTTTGTCTACTACACCGAGGCACTAGAAGGCAAGCGCCGCCTCCTAGGTGACGAGCATCCTGACACACTCACCTCAATCAAAAACATGGGCCACTTGCTTTACTGGCAAGGCTATTACATCGAGGCACTCCCCTATTACATCGAGGCCCTTGAAGGCAGCCGCCGCACGCTGGGTGATGAACATCCCCATACGCTTGGGTCGATCAACGCCATGGGCAACCTGCTCCGGGTACAAGGTAAGTACGACCAGGCAGAGCTGAACTACACTGAGGCGCTTGACGGTCGCCGCCGCCTTCTGGGCAACGAGCATCCGGAAACGCTTGTTTCGATTGACAACATGGGCTCCCTGCTCTTGGAACAAGGCAAGTACGACGAGGCAGAGGTGTACGTTCTCGAGGCACTAGAAGGCAAGCGTCGCGTCCTGGGTAACGAGCATTTTACCACGCTGAACTCGATCAGCGACATGGGCGCTCTGCTCGAAAGACAAGGCAAGTACGACGAGGCGCAGGTGTACTACACCGAGGCGCTAGAAGGCAGTCGTCGCGTCCTGGGTAACGAGCATCCTGACACGCTGAATTCGATCAGCAACATGGGCGCCGTACTCTCTAACCAAGGCAAGTACGACGAGGCAGAGGTGTACGTTCTCGAGGCACTAGAAGGCAAGCGTCGCGTCCTGGGTAACGAGCATTCTGCCACGCTGAACTCGATCAGCAAGATGGGCACCCTACTCTCTGACCAAGGCAAGTACGACGAAGCGGAGGTGTACGTTACCGAGGCGCTAGAAGGCAGTCGTCGCCTCCTAGGCGATGAGCATTCTGCCACGCTGAACTCGATCAGCGACATGGGCGCTCTGCTCGAAAGACAAGGCAAGTACGACGAGGCGATGCCGTACTACGTGGAGGCTCTGGAAACTCGCCGCCGCACCTTGAGTGATGAGCATCCTGAAACGCTGAACTCGATCAACGCCATGGGCAACCTGCTCCGGGTACAAGGCAAGTACGACGAGGCGATGCCGTACTACGTGGAGGCTCTGGAAATTCGCCGCCGCACCTTGGGTGATGAGCATCCTGCCACGCTGAACTCGATCAACAACATGGGTGGGCTGCTCTTGGAACAAGGCAAGTACGACGAGGCACAGGTGTACCTGACCGAGGTGCTAGAAGGCCGTCGTCACGTCCTGGGTGACGAGCATCCTGACACGATTAGCTTGATCGGCAACATGGGCATCCTACTCTACGAACAAGGCAAGTACGACGAGGCAGAGGTGTACTTTCTCGAGGCGCTAGAAGGCCGTCGTCGCCTCCTGGGTAACGAGCATCCTGACACGCTGAGCTCGATCAACAACATGGGCCTCTTCCTCCAATTCCAAGGCAAGTACGACGAGGCAGAGGTGTACTTTCTCGAGGCACTAGAAAGCAAGCGTCGCGTCCTGGGTAACGAGCATCCTGCCACGCTGAACTCGATCAGCAAGATGGGCACCCTACTCTCTGACCAAGGCAAGTACGACGAAGCGGAGGTGTACGTGACCGAGGCGATAGAAGGCATACGTCGCCTCCTAGGCGATGAGCATCCTGCCACGCTGAGCTCGATCAGCAACATGGGCGCCGTACTCTCTGACCAAGGCAAGTACGACGAAGCGGAGGTGTACCTGACCGAGGCGCTAGAAGGTTACCGCCGCGTACTGGGTGATGAGCATTCTGACACGCTGACCTCTATGTACCACATGGGCGTCCTACTCCATGACCAAGGCAAGTACGACGAGGCAGAGGTGTACTACACCGAGGCACTGGAAACTCGCCGCCGCACCCTGGGTGATGAGCATCCCGATACGCTTCTTTCGATCAAGAGCATGATCAAACTCCACGACGCCTGGCATGAAGCAGAGCCAGACGGCGGCCATGACGCCACGGCCGCCCAATATCGAGCCCAGCTTGATGCCATCGAAAACAATTCCAAACAGCCCGAAGCCCCGTAAAGGCTGGCGTATTGGTTACTTTCTTGATTGCTCATAGCCTGCTTGCCGCTGAAAACCACGTTTAAGCCGCTTTCAGAGCCCTGAGACCAGTCACAGAAAATTTATCTCTTTTTTCCAACTAATCGTTTCACCTCCAGCGTGAAACTGACGCTTGTACTAGTGGGTCAGGGAGGCACAACGGTGACTGACTGAGACCCACTTCAAAAGACTTTCTTCTCTCTTCTCGATTCTTCTCTCTTCTCTCTCTGTGCCCCAATGGTCTTCTCAGCCATAGAACAGACAACAACGCCGGCCAAACAGGCTGGCGTTGCTGTTTAACGGAACATCTAAAGCACTTCTGTCTCCAGGCTCTACCATATGAGACATGACGATCGCCGCAGCAGTACAAATGGAACCCGCCTTTGGCCAAAGTCAGCGCAATGTGCAAACAGCACTTGATCTCATCGAGGCCGGCCCCCCAGCCAACCTCTATGTCTTACCTGAGCTTTTTCACTGCGGTTATGTCTTTACCAGCCAGGAAGAAGCCGCCGCCTTGGCCGAGCCTGTCGATGGCCCCACCGTCAGCGCCCTACAGCAAGCGAGCGCCGAAAGGCAATGCACGATCTTTGCAGGTCTTGCTGAACGTGATGATCAGACGATCTACAACAGCTCAGTCTTGATCGATCAAGGCCAGGTGCTCGGCACCTATCGCAAGATTCACCTCTTTGATAAAGAGACGCTCTGGTTCACACCCGGCGCCGCCCCACCGCCGGTCTATCAAACCAGCAGCGGACGACTGGGTCTGATGATCTGCTTTGATTGGATCTTCCCTGAAACAGCTCGCAGCTTAATGCTCAATGGAGCGCAGATTCTTTGCCACAGCGCCAATCTGGTATTGCAATGGTGCCAAAAGGCAACCGTCACCCGATGTGTTGAGAACCATGTGTATACCGTGCTTGCCAACCGCATCGGTACTGAATCACGCGGCGGCGACACCTTGACCTTCACTGGCGCCAGCACCATCGTTGATCCCAACGGACAAGTCCAAGCCGCCGCTCCAGAAGCGAAGGCAACCGTGATTACTGCGGAGATCGATCCTGCTCTTGCCGATGACAAGACCATTGGTCCATCAAAGATCAACAACCTACTGCGTGATCGCAAGCCAGACTTATATTTTCAGCAGTAGCCATTGGCCGATGCGTCTCCGATAACCGAGAACGTAACTGTGCATTTTCACGGGTCGCTGCCACGGCAATATTCGCCAGCATCCGCTGTCGCATGGGCGCTTGGCAAGCAAGTTGCTCCGCAGTCACCCGAAGTACCGGCGCGGGCCAGCTGATAGGACTGCGATCATCAGCAACAGTTTCGCTTAACTCAAACTCCAATAGGCCCCAACCCAGTGGCAGTTCCAGCGGCGCAATCATGCCGGTCGGCGCTGCAATCAAAAGTTGATCCGCTAAGCAATAGCGCGTCATCAAAGCAAATTTAGCATGGCCATAGAGGGCTCGCTCGACCTTCATTAACGCTTGGCGCACATGATCTCGTTGCTTATCTGAAACCCAATGCGAGTGACGGAAGAGCAGCGACTGATCACCCTGGGTTTTGCCAAAGAAGAGTAGCGATTGCCCCGCCTCCATGGCCCGCCCTTCTGCGAGCAACTGCCTTCGCTGGCGAAGCAAGCTTTCGGCGCCACGACGGTCGCGAATAAAGTCAGCCCGCGACTGCTTACATTCGATGATGATGGTCCGACCTGGTTTTGGCCGCCCAGCAAAACCAGCGACATCTGCACGGTAGCGCGAGATCGGACAGCGCACCTCACAGGCCACCGCAGCATAGCCCTGTTGACGTGCGTAGACTGCGGCAGAACGCTTGAGTTGATGATGCTGGTGACTTTCCACAATAAGACCCTCCGAATGGTGTCGCTGATCATCCCCCATCAACTCACTTCGGCAGTTTTGGACCAATCACTCCCAGCTTGGGCGAAAGAGGCGAAAACCGGCTACCTTGATGTTCTATGTCACCACTGCAATTGGCACTGATCGCTGACGTCTTCTATCAAGATGATGGGCAAGAGCGCCTTCTTGCTCGCCTCGAGCAAGCCAAGGCTGCGGGCGCCGACCTAGCGGTGCTTCCTGAGCTTCCCTTGAACCCTTGGTCAGCGGCTACCAAAAACCAAATCGACCATGATGCCGAGCCTCCTTTGGGGCCGCGCCATCAAATTCAAGCAGATGCCGCACGGCAAGTTGGCATTGGCTTGGTGGGCGGCGCTATCGTGCGCGATCCAGAAACTGACAAACGCTACAACACCGCACTTGTGTTTGATCATTCTGGAACGCTTGTGGCGAGCTATCAGAAAGTACATATTCCAGAAGAAGCCGGGTTCTGGGAGTCGAGTCACTATGAATCGGGAACAGCCGCTCCACAACGAATCGATGCCTTTTCGATGCCGCTGGGGATACAGATATGTTCAGACAACAACCGCCCCCAGGGGTGCCAGCTACTGGGCGCCCAAGGCGCTCAGCTCATCGTCTGCCCCCGAGCGACCGAGGCTGCCACGTATTCCATTTGGAGGCCCATCTTTGTGGCAAACGCGCTGACCACCAGCACCTTTGTAGCCTCTGTAAACCGCCCTGCACCTGAACAAGGCGTTCCAATTGGAGGTCCATCAGTCGTGGTCGACCCCAGAGGTCGTATTATTCTTGAATCCCATGAGATGGTCTCAATAATTTCAATTGATCCTGAAGTATGCCAGGAGGCACGGCAAGCCTATCCTGGATACCTTGATATTCGCTGTGATCTCTATGCCGATGCATGGTCAGATCTCGCCAAGACGAAAAACGTCATTAAATCACGCTGGAGCATTCCTTCGCCCCCAGCAAGTTCTGTTTCCTGAGAGGTATTCATGAACACGCACCAGATCCATGAACAAAGAATCGAAGCCCTCGAAAGGCAATTGATCCAATCACGACGGCAACATCGCCTCCTGATTGGCTTGGGTGGAATGGCTCTTGTTGGAATGGCCACCATGGCCGCCACCATGCCTCGCAATGCCGATGTCATTCAGGCTCACCGGCTCGAAATCCTAGACCAAAATGGCGGCTTACTTGCTGCCATTGGGACTGACAAAAATGGTGGCCGACTCGATCTATGGAATAGTTCCGGTGGTAACGTGCTGCGTGCATCCGTTAATGGACATGGCGGTGATTTGGCCATCTGGAACAACCTCGGCGGCACAGCGATGGGCGCATACACCACTGAGTCTGGAGCGACCTTAGGTTTATGGAATGGGCAAGATCAGCGTGCCATTACACTTGCGTCAACCGAATCAAACGCCAGCATCAGCGCCAATGTTGGCGGCCACAGCGCTGAACTGTCCGCCTCGGATCATCTCGCCATGACTTCAATTGCAAATCCCGGTGGCGCCCGGGCAATGCTCGGCGCGAGTGGCGCACTGAATTCTGTCGACATGACACTACAAGGGCCAGGTGGCACAACCGTCTCGATGAGCGCTGCCCATGATCAAGGCACCATTTCACTGGGGCCATCACGATTGAGCCCCGCAGCGGCATTGATCTCAGAAAATGGCACTGCACGGTTTGAAACCCGCCATGAAGATGGTCAGATCACAACCATGCTCGGACATGAAACTGATGGTGGCATTCTGACACTCAATCATACAGACGGACAACACTTAACAGGCATGGCTACTGCTGAGGGTGGCCAACTCCAACTCGGGGCCTCAGACAATTCGGCAGCTGTGGCATTGATTGGCGCTCCTTCGGGCGGACGCATCGACCTGACCAACAGTCAGGGCGATACGGTATCGAGTCTTGGGGTTGATGATACGCAGGGCGGCTTACTGGAGATTCGCAATCAAGGTCAAAAAATTGCTGCTGCAATATCCACCGCCAAAGATGCTGGTGCAATTGCCCTCATGGATAAACGGGGACAAAGAGCTTTTGCTATTGGGGTTGGCCCCGCAGGCGGCATCATGAACCTCATTAATGAACGCGGCGTGCCAGTTGTGCTGCTAGGGCAATCTCCAAATAATCAGGGTGGTGCAATCATCGTCAATAACCAAGGTGGCAACCAGGTCGTTTCGGTGACCTGTGACAGCGATGATGCTGGCGCTATTCGGGTCATGGATGCTGAAGCGAAGAAGTACAACACCGTGCTACCGCGGAGTCGCCCTGGCATGAGTGGCCAATAAGCTCAATACCGGCCTGACAAAAGTAAGAGACCGTACAGATCCTCCCCTCTTTGATCATCAATGGTCAATTTCAAATCCTGCGCGGACAGCTGCCCTGATCTGAGGTACGTTCAAGAGAGCCCACCGGCGCCCCTGGTTGGCGGGCATCGATGGAGGAAATGGAGATATGGAATCTGCAAGGAAGCAACCTGCGCTGCGACTGGTCCGCCCAACTGGATCAGCCGCTATCAGTCAATCCAGCAGTGGCAGACTGAGCGTTGGCGCTGCGCCAGTTGAACACCATGATCCAACCACAGCTGTTGGCCAGGAAAATTGGGCTGCGGCTCAACTATCAGCCAACGACCCCAGATGGGTTCTCGCCCTCCGCACGGTGGCCGAACTCAATGGACCAATCTTGACCAGTGAAGGACGACATCGCGTGCTTCGCAATGCTCAGTCGCTTGGCATTCGCTCTTTTGATGCTAACCTCATTATGGCCTTGGTTCAGGATCGTGCTCGTCGAGGCGAGTCAATTGACCAAACCTGCGGCGCCCTCAAGTTGATTGCAACACCAGCCGCTCAACGGAAACCGCGACTCCCTTGGGTTGCGCTCGTTGGCGTTGTGCTTTCAGTAGAAGCTTTTGGCATCTGGCTGCTCTTAGGCATCTAATCAAACACTATTCTGCTTCGGGGACCAGGTGAACCACGCCTGTTTCGTCACGAGTCGCGGCATCAAGCTCAAGCAAGGTCGCTAAGGCGGCCTCTTGCTCTGCCTGCTTTTTGGATGTTCCCCAGCAGGAAGAAAATCGGCGCGCCCCTATCTCAACCGCAACTTCAAAGGCCTTTGCATGATCGGGGCCTTTTTCATCAAGCACGATATATTGCGGCGTGAGCTCATAAACCCGCTGCGAGAGCTGCTGCAACACAGACTTAAAATTAGACTGATGCCCAGATTCTGCCGCAGCATGAATTCGTTTCTTTAGATTGTTCGTGATCATTTGACGTGCTGGTTCAAGGCCACCATCGATATAGATGGCGCCAATAAGCGACTCATAAACAGCGGCGAGTACTGAGCGAGGCAAGCCACCGCGACCAACCATCCCCTTACCCATACGCAAAAGCTGTTCGAGCCCCATCTCCTCTGCGACATCAGCACACTGATTTCGGCTCACGACTAATGATTTAATTTTGGTCATGTCACCTTCAAGAAGATCAGGGAAGGTCTCATGTAGATACTCGCAGACCACAAGCCCTAGAACAGCATCCCCAAGAAATTCAAGCCGCTCATTACTCTCATGCCTTATGTCAACCAAAGAAGCATGAGTTACCGCACGCTCAAGAAGCGCCTGATCGCGGAATGAATAACCCACTAATTCCTCTGCCGATGAAATATCAGCTTTGTCCATCCAGAATTCCCTTCCAGCAGTCACAGCCATTTCTGACTTGCGACCACTGATTCATTGCGGCCAGATTGCGGCCAGAAATGCCTCAGCAGCATCATATTGGCCCGATTCTAAAGCCTTCTGGATGTGCTCTAGAGACACCCAATGCCTGAAACCCCAAATCCAAAAACGGGGATGCCCCATCGAGGAAGGCTAGGCTTAGGAGGGTCCGAAAAGCTCACTCAGACGACCTTTTCAGTCTATCGACTCGGTCTCCCTATAGGTCTCATGAAATCCTGGGTTCCTCAGCTTTCCTTGACCCAAGAATCCTGTTACCCTGCCACGCCGATTAGAAAGTGCCCCGCGAGCGAG
Encoded proteins:
- a CDS encoding tetratricopeptide repeat protein codes for the protein DVAGADFTGAAIGLLSEHVFEGTHTAINEQFADQPLVRAQLLQSLADTLRELGLLEEATGPQETALQLRSEHLGDEHPETLTSITEMGNLLGNQGKYEEAFVYYTEALEGKRRLLGDEHPDTLTSIKNMGHLLYWQGYYIEALPYYIEALEGSRRTLGDEHPHTLGSINAMGNLLRVQGKYDQAELNYTEALDGRRRLLGNEHPETLVSIDNMGSLLLEQGKYDEAEVYVLEALEGKRRVLGNEHFTTLNSISDMGALLERQGKYDEAQVYYTEALEGSRRVLGNEHPDTLNSISNMGAVLSNQGKYDEAEVYVLEALEGKRRVLGNEHSATLNSISKMGTLLSDQGKYDEAEVYVTEALEGSRRLLGDEHSATLNSISDMGALLERQGKYDEAMPYYVEALETRRRTLSDEHPETLNSINAMGNLLRVQGKYDEAMPYYVEALEIRRRTLGDEHPATLNSINNMGGLLLEQGKYDEAQVYLTEVLEGRRHVLGDEHPDTISLIGNMGILLYEQGKYDEAEVYFLEALEGRRRLLGNEHPDTLSSINNMGLFLQFQGKYDEAEVYFLEALESKRRVLGNEHPATLNSISKMGTLLSDQGKYDEAEVYVTEAIEGIRRLLGDEHPATLSSISNMGAVLSDQGKYDEAEVYLTEALEGYRRVLGDEHSDTLTSMYHMGVLLHDQGKYDEAEVYYTEALETRRRTLGDEHPDTLLSIKSMIKLHDAWHEAEPDGGHDATAAQYRAQLDAIENNSKQPEAP
- a CDS encoding nitrilase-related carbon-nitrogen hydrolase, coding for MTIAAAVQMEPAFGQSQRNVQTALDLIEAGPPANLYVLPELFHCGYVFTSQEEAAALAEPVDGPTVSALQQASAERQCTIFAGLAERDDQTIYNSSVLIDQGQVLGTYRKIHLFDKETLWFTPGAAPPPVYQTSSGRLGLMICFDWIFPETARSLMLNGAQILCHSANLVLQWCQKATVTRCVENHVYTVLANRIGTESRGGDTLTFTGASTIVDPNGQVQAAAPEAKATVITAEIDPALADDKTIGPSKINNLLRDRKPDLYFQQ
- a CDS encoding carbon-nitrogen hydrolase family protein, which produces MSPLQLALIADVFYQDDGQERLLARLEQAKAAGADLAVLPELPLNPWSAATKNQIDHDAEPPLGPRHQIQADAARQVGIGLVGGAIVRDPETDKRYNTALVFDHSGTLVASYQKVHIPEEAGFWESSHYESGTAAPQRIDAFSMPLGIQICSDNNRPQGCQLLGAQGAQLIVCPRATEAATYSIWRPIFVANALTTSTFVASVNRPAPEQGVPIGGPSVVVDPRGRIILESHEMVSIISIDPEVCQEARQAYPGYLDIRCDLYADAWSDLAKTKNVIKSRWSIPSPPASSVS
- the rnc gene encoding ribonuclease III, coding for MDKADISSAEELVGYSFRDQALLERAVTHASLVDIRHESNERLEFLGDAVLGLVVCEYLHETFPDLLEGDMTKIKSLVVSRNQCADVAEEMGLEQLLRMGKGMVGRGGLPRSVLAAVYESLIGAIYIDGGLEPARQMITNNLKKRIHAAAESGHQSNFKSVLQQLSQRVYELTPQYIVLDEKGPDHAKAFEVAVEIGARRFSSCWGTSKKQAEQEAALATLLELDAATRDETGVVHLVPEAE